A genomic stretch from Carassius auratus strain Wakin chromosome 35, ASM336829v1, whole genome shotgun sequence includes:
- the LOC113054404 gene encoding 2-acylglycerol O-acyltransferase 2-A isoform X2: MRDYFPIKLVKTADLDPRKNYVLGFHPHGILVAGAFTNFCTEATGFSKLFPGLRSNLLMLPLWFRAPFFRDYIMCAGLVPSDKESASYLLRQKGGGNAVVIAVGGAPEALDAHPGDYTVHLANKKGFIKLAIEHGADLVPIYSFGENEVFDQVENPRGTWLRYIQERLQSIMGISLPLFHARGVFQYSFGLMPYRKPINTVVGRPIPVEKNMKPTPEELDVFHQRYMDELTRLFEEHKGNYGVPEDAHLLFQ; this comes from the exons ATGAGAGATTATTTCCCTATAAAG CTGGTGAAGACAGCTGATCTGGACCCTAGGAAGAACTATGTGCTGGGTTTCCATCCTCATGGTATTCTTGTGGCTGGTGCATTTACGAATTTCTGCACGGAGGCAACAGGTTTTAGCAAACTCTTCCCTGGGCTGAGAAGCAATCTTCTCATGCTGCCTCTCTGGTTCAGAGCCCCCTTCTTCAGAGACTACATTATGTGTGCAG gctTGGTACCATCGGACAAGGAGAGTGCCAGCTATCTGCTCCGGCAGAAGGGAGGTGGGAACGCTGTGGTCATTGCAGTTGGTGGTGCCCCTGAGGCTTTGGATGCCCATCCTGGTGACTACACCGTACACCTGGCCAATAAAAAGGGCTTCATTAAGCTTGCAATAGAGCATGG TGCAGATTTGGTACCTATATATTCGTTTGGAGAGAATGAGGTGTTTGACCAGGTGGAGAACCCTCGTGGCACCTGGCTGCGATATATTCAAGAGCGTCTGCAAAGCATTATGGGCATTTCTCTGCCGCTCTTCCATGCACGAGGAGTTTTCCAGTACAGCTTCGGCTTAATGCCCTACAGAAAACCCATCAACACTGTTG TGGGTAGGCCGATTCCAGTAGAGAAAAACATGAAACCAACACCAGAAGAACTGGATGTGTTTCACCAGCGCTATATGGATGAACTCACACGCCTGTTTGAGGAGCACAAAGGAAATTATGGTGTTCCTGAAGACGCTCACCTGCTGTTCCAGTGA
- the LOC113054403 gene encoding diacylglycerol O-acyltransferase 2 produces MKTILAAYSGVKKGSGSSILSALHDLPSVPWLTQSKIMKYLQVISVLQFVITFLAMGIGCSLLLMYMFCTDCWVIAAIYTAWLIYDWNTPKQGGRRSTWVRNWTVWKYFRDYFPIRLIKTHNLLPSRNYIFGYHPHGIFCFGAFCNFGTEATGFSKIFPGIKPSLATLAGNFRLPVFRDYLMSGGICPVNRNSIDYLLSSNGTGNAVVIVIGGAAESLHCTPGMNSVTLKKRKGFVKLALKQGADLVPVYSFGENEVYKQLIFDDDSWWRMVQKRLQKILGFAPCLFHGCGLFFPESWGLVPFCKPITTVVGEPITVPKIEEPTQDVIDMYHAMYIRSLKSLFDNYKTRFGLNESDTLQIQ; encoded by the exons ATGAAAACCATACTCGCTGCGTATTCCGGTGTGAAAAAGG GCTCGGGCTCCAGCATCCTCTCAGCCTTACACGACCTGCCCTCCGTCCCCTGGCTGACACAATCCAAGATCATGAAATATCTGCAGGTGATCTCTGTCCTGCAGTTTGTCATCACATTTCTTGCCATGG GCATTGGCTGCTCTTTGCTGCTGATGTACATGTTTTGCACAGACTGCTGGGTAATTGCTGCCATTTACACCGCCTGGCTAATCTATGACTGGAACACCCCTAAACAAG GAGGCCGCAGATCGACCTGGGTGAGAAACTGGACTGTGTGGAAATACTTTAGAGACTATTTTCCCATAAGA ctcATCAAGACACATAACCTGCTTCCCAGCCGAAACTACATTTTTGGCTATCACCCTCATGGCATCTTCTGTTTTGGGGCTTTTTGTAACTTTGGGACCGAGGCCACAGGATTCTCCAAGATATTCCCTGGAATCAAGCCGTCTCTTGCCACATTGGCTGGAAACTTCCGCTTGCCAGTCTTTAGGGATTACCTGATGTCTGGAG GTATCTGCCCAGTAAACAGAAACTCCATTGACTACCTCCTGTCTAGTAACGGTACGGGCAACGCTGTGGTCATTGTGATCGGAGGGGCTGCAGAATCTCTGCACTGTACCCCAGGAATGAACTCTGTCACACTGAAAAAACGCAAAGGTTTTGTGAAACTGGCCCTCAAGCAAGG TGCTGATCTGGTGCCTGTCTACTCATTTGGTGAGAATGAGGTTTACAAGCAGCTGATTTTTGACGATGACTCTTGGTGGCGAATGGTTCAAAAGAGACTTCAGAAGATTTTAGGTTTTGCCCCCTGCCTGTTTCATGGCTGTGGACTGTTCTTCCCCGAGTCCTGGGGTCTTGTACCGTTTTGCAAACCCATCACTACTGTTG TTGGTGAACCCATCACAGTCCCAAAAATCGAGGAGCCGACTCAGGACGTCATAGATATGTACCATGCCATGTACATCAGGTCCCTCAAGTCTCTCTTTGACAATTACAAGACCCGTTTCGGTCTAAATGAGAGTGACACCCTTCAAATTCAATGA